A genomic segment from Diospyros lotus cultivar Yz01 chromosome 5, ASM1463336v1, whole genome shotgun sequence encodes:
- the LOC127801511 gene encoding amidophosphoribosyltransferase, chloroplastic-like, with protein sequence MVATATNANAAAASGLSPPLGKPYCLSNNPSSKASSLFPKTLLKPVVHPYKSAFTAASASRNPISDVIKHDPHGYLSITDPDDDKPREECGVVGIYGDPEASRLCYLALHALQHRGQEGAGIVTVHNNILQSITGVGLVSDVFNESKLDQLPGDMAIGHVRYSTAGASMLKNVQPFVAGYRFGSVGVAHNGNLVNYQTLRAMLEDNGSIFNTSSDTEVVLHLIAISKQRPFFLRIVEACEKLEGAYSMVFITEDKLVAVRDPFGFRPLVMGRRSNGAVVFASETCALDLIEATYEREVYPGEVLLVDKDGVQSLCLMPHREPKACIFEHIYFALPNSVVFGRSVYESRRAFGEILATEAPVDCDVVIAVPDSGVVAALGYAAKAGVPFQQGLIRSHYVGRTFIEPSQKIRDFGVKLKLSPVRAVLEGKRVVVVDDSIVRGTTSSKIVRLLKEAGAKEVHMRIASPPMIGSCYYGVDTPSSEELISNRMGVEEIREFIGSDSLAFLPFESLKKLLGHDSPNFCYACFSGKYPVEPKGKVKRVGDFVDDGLNGSIESIDGGWLQGIRIEEGKRGSKQELEEERVSQ encoded by the coding sequence ATGGTCGCCACCGCCACCAACGCCAACGCTGCCGCAGCCTCCGGCCTCTCGCCGCCGCTCGGCAAACCCTATTGCCTCTCCAACAACCCATCTTCCAAAGCCTCTTCCCTCTTTCCCAAAACACTCCTAAAACCCGTTGTCCACCCCTACAAATCGGCCTTCACCGCCGCCTCCGCCTCCAGAAACCCTATCTCAGACGTTATCAAACACGATCCACATGGTTATCTGTCGATCACTGACCCGGACGACGATAAGCCCCGCGAAGAGTGCGGCGTCGTCGGCATCTACGGCGACCCGGAGGCGTCGCGGCTCTGCTACCTGGCCCTCCATGCGCTCCAGCACCGCGGCCAGGAAGGCGCCGGAATTGTCACCGTCCACAACAACATCCTCCAGTCGATCACCGGCGTCGGCCTCGTCTCCGACGTCTTCAACGAGTCGAAGCTCGACCAGCTCCCCGGCGACATGGCCATCGGCCACGTGCGCTACTCCACTGCGGGCGCCTCCATGCTCAAGAACGTCCAGCCGTTCGTCGCCGGCTACCGATTCGGGTCGGTCGGCGTTGCCCACAACGGCAATCTGGTCAATTACCAGACCCTCCGCGCCATGCTCGAAGACAACGGCTCAATCTTCAACACGAGCTCCGATACAGAGGTAGTCCTCCACCTTATCGCCATCTCTAAACAAAGACCCTTTTTCTTGCGAATCGTCGAGGCCTGTGAAAAACTAGAAGGCGCCTATTCAATGGTGTTTATTACAGAAGACAAATTGGTGGCTGTTCGAGACCCTTTTGGGTTTCGGCCGTTGGTGATGGGTAGGAGAAGCAACGGGGCTGTAGTCTTCGCTTCTGAAACTTGTGCCCTAGACCTGATAGAAGCGACATATGAGAGAGAGGTTTATCCCGGCGAAGTGTTGTTGGTGGACAAAGATGGGGTTCAATCCCTCTGCCTAATGCCTCATCGTGAGCCCAAAGCTTGTATCTTTGAGCACATATACTTCGCCCTGCCCAACTCAGTGGTCTTCGGGAGGTCAGTGTATGAATCACGGCGGGCTTTCGGGGAAATACTAGCGACCGAGGCCCCGGTGGACTGTGATGTGGTGATTGCGGTGCCTGATTCCGGGGTTGTGGCTGCGCTTGGCTATGCTGCCAAGGCCGGGGTGCCCTTTCAGCAGGGGCTGATAAGGTCACACTATGTGGGGAGGACCTTCATTGAGCCATCACAGAAGATTAGGGACTTTGGGGTGAAGCTGAAGCTGTCCCCTGTTCGGGCCGTGTTGGAAGGGAAGAGGGTTGTGGTTGTGGATGACTCCATTGTTAGGGGAACCACCTCTTCCAAGATTGTTAGGTTGTTGAAGGAGGCAGGGGCCAAGGAAGTTCACATGAGGATTGCAAGCCCCCCGATGATCGGCTCCTGTTACTATGGAGTCGACACTCCTAGCTCGGAGGagctgatttcgaataggatgGGCGTGGAGGAGATTAGGGAGTTCATTGGGTCTGATTCGCTCGCTTTTCTGCCATTCGAGAGCTTGAAGAAGCTCTTGGGCCATGATTCTCCCAACTTCTGTTATGCTTGCTTTTCAGGCAAGTATCCAGTTGAGCCAAAGGGTAAAGTGAAGCGAGTTGGCGATTTCGTTGATGACGGATTGAATGGAAGTATAGAATCGATCGATGGGGGTTGGCTTCAGGGGATTAGAATTGAGGAGGGCAAGAGAGGTTCGAAGCAGGAACTGGAGGAGGAGAGAGTTTCACAGTAG